The proteins below are encoded in one region of Phaseolus vulgaris cultivar G19833 chromosome 1, P. vulgaris v2.0, whole genome shotgun sequence:
- the LOC137814473 gene encoding ABC transporter B family member 1, whose protein sequence is MSKDSEEIKTIEQWKWSEMQGLELVPDAATSQQQQQDQVPREMDSSEQPNKEAAAAAVTMNGGSISGEKAESVPSVGFGELFRFADGLDYVLMGIGTVGAVVHGCSLPLFLRFFADLVNSFGSNANDVDKMTQEVVKYAFYFLVVGAAIWASSWAEISCWMWSGERQSTRMRIKYLEAALNQDIQFFDTDVRTSDVVFAINTDAVMVQDAISEKLGNFIHYMATFVSGFVVGFTAVWQLALVTLAVVPMIAVIGGIHTTTLAKLSGKSQEALSQAGNIVEQTVAQIRVVLAFVGESRALQAYSSALRVSQKLGYKTGFAKGMGLGATYFVVFCCYALLLWYGGYLVRHHATNGGLAIATMFAVMIGGLGLGQSAPSMAAFTKARVAAAKIFRIIDHKPSIDRNSESGIELETVTGLVELKNVDFSYPSRPEVRILNDFSLNVPAGKTIALVGSSGSGKSTVVSLIERFYDPSSGQVLLDGHDIKTLKLRWLRQQIGLVSQEPALFATTIRENILLGRPDANQVEIEEAARVANAHSFIIKLPEGYETQVGERGLQLSGGQKQRIAIARAMLKNPAILLLDEATSALDSESEKLVQEALDRFMIGRTTLVIAHRLSTIRKADLVAVLQQGSVSEIGTHDELFSKGDNGVYAKLIKMQEMAHETAMSNARKSSARPSSARNSVSSPIIARNSSYGRSPYSRRLSDFSTSDFSLSLDASHSNYRLEKLAFKEQASSFWRLAKMNSPEWLYALIGSIGSVICGSLSAFFAYVLSAVLSVYYNPDHRYMIREIEKYCYLLIGLSSTALLFNTLQHFFWDIVGENLTKRVREKMLTAVLKNEMAWFDQEENESARIAARLALDANNVRSAIGDRISVIVQNTALMLVACTAGFVLQWRLALVLVAVFPIVVAATVLQKMFMTGFSGDLEAAHAKATQLAGEAIANVRTVAAFNSETKIVGLFTSNLQAPLKRCFWKGQISGSGYGVAQFALYASYALGLWYASWLVKHGISDFSKTIRVFMVLMVSANGAAETLTLAPDFIKGGRAMRSVFELLDRRTEIEPDDQDATPFPDRLRGEVELKHVDFVYPTRPDMPVFRDLSLRARAGKTLALVGPSGCGKSSVIALIQRFYDPTSGRVMIDGKDIRKYNLKSLRRHISVVPQEPCLFATTIYENIAYGHESATEAEIIEAATLANAHKFISALPDGYKTFVGERGVQLSGGQKQRIAVARAFVRKAELMLLDEATSALDAESERSVQEALDRASSGKTTIIVAHRLSTIRNAHLIAVIDDGKVAEQGSHSQLLKNHPDGIYSRMIQLQRFTHSQVIGMASGSSSSTRPKDDEREG, encoded by the exons ATGTCAAAAGATTCTGAGGAGATAAAAACCATTGAGCAGTGGAAATGGTCCGAAATGCAAGGCCTTGAGCTTGTTCCTGATGCTGCAACttcacaacaacaacaacaagatCAAGTTCCAAGGGAAATGGACAGTTCTGAACAACCCAACAAAGAGGCTGCTGCTGCTGCAGTTACTATGAACGGTGGTTCCATTAGTGGGGAGAAGGCAGAGAGTGTTCCCTCTGTTGGGTTTGGAGAGCTTTTCAGATTCGCTGATGGGTTGGATTATGTTCTCATGGGAATTGGAACGGTTGGAGCAGTTGTGCACGGTTGTTCACTGCCTCTCTTTCTTCGCTTCTTTGCGGATCTTGTCAATTCCTTTGGCTCCAATGCTAATGATGTGGACAAGATGACACAGGAAGTGGTTAAG TATGCATTTTACTTCCTGGTGGTGGGGGCTGCTATATGGGCATCTTCCTGGGCAG AGATTTCGTGTTGGATGTGGAGTGGGGAACGTCAATCCACCAGGATGAGAATAAAGTACCTGGAGGCTGCGTTGAACCAGGACATTCAGTTCTTTGACACTGATGTGCGGACTTCCGATGTTGTTTTCGCCATCAACACCGATGCTGTCATGGTCCAGGATGCCATTAGTGAGAAG TTGGGGAATTTCATTCACTACATGGCCACGTTTGTTTCTGGCTTTGTTGTGGGTTTCACTGCTGTGTGGCAATTGGCTTTGGTCACTCTTGCTGTTGTCCCTATGATAGCTGTGATTGGAGGCATTCACACCACCACCTTGGCCAAGCTCTCTGGCAAGAGCCAGGAAGCTCTTTCTCAAGCTGGCAACATTGTGGAACAG ACGGTTGCACAAATCCGAGTGGTGCTGGCCTTCGTTGGGGAGTCCAGAGCATTACAGGCCTATTCATCAGCCTTGAGGGTTTCACAGAAGCTTGGTTACAAAACTGGGTTTGCAAAGGGAATGGGATTGGGGGCCACCTACTTTGTTGTTTTCTGCTGTTATGCGCTTCTGCTGTGGTATGGAGGCTATCTTGTTAGGCACCATGCCACCAATGGAGGACTTGCCATTGCAACCATGTTTGCTGTTATGATTGGTGGATT GGGTTTGGGGCAATCTGCACCAAGCATGGCTGCATTTACAAAAGCCAGAGTTGCTGCTGCAAAGATTTTCCGTATAATTGATCACAAGCCGAGCATTGATCGAAATAGCGAATCTGGCATTGAACTAGAGACTGTTACTGGACTTGTGGAACTGAAAAATGTAGACTTTTCTTACCCATCTAGGCCAGAAGTTCGGATCCTCAATGATTTCTCCTTGAATGTGCCTGCTGGCAAGACCATAGCTCTGGTGGGTAGCAGCGGCTCTGGTAAGAGCACTGTTGTCTCCCTCATTGAGAGATTCTATGACCCATCTTCAG GACAAGTTCTATTAGATGGGCATGACATTAAAACTTTGAAGCTTAGATGGTTGAGGCAGCAGATAGGATTAGTGAGCCAAGAGCCTGCTCTGTTTGCTACCACAATACGAGAAAATATACTGTTGGGTAGGCCTGATGCAAACCAGGTTGAGATTGAAGAAGCTGCCAGGGTTGCTAATGCACATTCCTTCATCATTAAACTTCCTGAAGGCTATGAAACCCAG GTGGGAGAAAGAGGGCTGCAACTTTCTGGAGGGCAAAAACAGAGAATAGCAATAGCAAGGGCAATGTTGAAAAACCCTGCAATTCTTCTCCTAGATGAGGCAACAAGTGCATTGGACTCAGAGTCAGAAAAACTGGTGCAAGAAGCCCTTGACCGGTTCATGATTGGCAGAACAACTCTTGTCATTGCCCATCGCCTCTCCACAATTCGCAAAGCTGATCTTGTAGCTGTACTTCAGCAAGGAAGTGTTTCTGAAATTGGAACTCATGATGAGTTGTTCTCAAAAGGTGATAATGGAGTCTATGCCAAGCTTATAAAGATGCAGGAGATGGCTCATGAAACTGCTATGAGTAATGCCAGAAAGAGCAGTGCAAG GCCTTCAAGTGCCAGAAACTCTGTCAGCTCACCAATAATTGCTAGGAATTCTTCTTATGGACGGTCACCATACTCGCGTAGGCTGTCTGATTTCTCTACATCTGATTTTAGTCTGTCCCTAGATGCATCACATTCAAATTACAGGCTTGAAAAGCTTGCTTTCAAGGAGCAAGCTAGTTCCTTCTGGAGACTTGCAAAAATGAACTCTCCTGAATGGCTTTATGCTTTAATTGGCTCTATAGGATCCGTTATTTGTGGATCTCTCAGTGCCTTCTTTGCTTATGTTCTTAGTGCTGTCCTCAGTGTGTACTACAATCCAGACCACAGATACATGATCCGTGAAATAGAAAAGTACTGTTACTTGTTGATTGGTCTTTCATCAACCGCACTTCTCTTCAACACACTGCAACACTTCTTCTGGGACATTGTTGGGGAAAATCTTACTAAACGTGTGAGGGAGAAAATGCTTACAGCGGTGCTAAAAAATGAAATGGCGTGGTTTGATCAGGAGGAAAATGAGAGTGCCAGGATTGCCGCAAGGCTGGCTCTTGATGCCAACAATGTCAGATCAGCCATTGGAGATCGAATTTCAGTAATTGTGCAGAACACTGCACTTATGCTAGTTGCCTGTACTGCAGGTTTTGTGTTGCAGTGGCGCCTTGCCCTTGTCCTTGTAGCTGTCTTCCCTATTGTTGTTGCAGCCACTGTTTTGCAG AAAATGTTCATGACTGGTTTCTCTGGTGACCTGGAAGCTGCTCATGCCAAGGCTACACAACTTGCAGGAGAAGCTATAGCCAATGTGAGGACTGTTGCAGCCTTCAATTCAGAAACAAAAATTGTTGGTCTTTTCACCTCCAATCTCCAAGCTCCGCTAAAGCGTTGCTTTTGGAAGGGACAAATTTCTGGAAGTGGATATGGTGTAGCTCAGTTTGCACTTTATGCTTCCTATGCACTTGGTCTTTGGTATGCTTCTTGGCTAGTGAAGCATGGCATCTCTGACTTCTCTAAAACAATCCGAGTTTTTATGGTCCTAATGGTTTCTGCAAATGGTGCTGCTGAAACTTTAACACTTGCTCCTGACTTTATCAAAGGAGGCCGAGCCATGAGGTCAGTCTTTGAACTCCTTGACCGTAGAACTGAAATTGAACCTGATGATCAAGATGCCACTCCTTTTCCTGATCGTCTTCGTGGTGAAGTTGAACTTAAGCATGTAGATTTCGTTTATCCAACTCGCCCTGATATGCCAGTTTTTCGTGACCTCAGTCTTCGTGCAAGGGCTGGTAAAACTCTTGCCCTTGTAGGACCTAGTGGTTGTGGTAAGAGCTCAGTTATTGCACTTATACAGAGATTCTATGATCCAACATCTGGTCGGGTCATGATTGATGGCAAGGACATAAGGAAATACAATCTCAAGTCCTTAAGAAGGCACATTTCAGTGGTACCTCAGGAACCATGCTTGTTTGCTACTACTATTTATGAAAACATTGCTTATGGGCATGAGTCAGCCACTGAAGCTGAGATAATTGAAGCTGCAACTCTTGCCAATGCACACAAGTTCATATCTGCTTTGCCAGATGGATACAAAACATTTGTTGGGGAGAGAGGTGTTCAGCTATCCGGGGGACAAAAGCAAAGAATAGCAGTTGCTCGGGCTTTTGTGAGAAAGGCTGAGCTTATGCTTCTTGATGAGGCCACAAGTGCACTTGATGCTGAATCTGAGAGGTCGGTTCAGGAGGCTCTAGACCGTGCCTCCTCAGGAAAAACAACTATCATTGTTGCACACAGGCTATCAACTATAAGGAATGCCCATCTGATTGCTGTGATTGATGATGGCAAAGTAGCTGAGCAAGGCTCTCATTCACAGTTGTTGAAAAATCACCCGGATGGGATTTATTCACGCATGATTCAGTTGCAAAGGTTCACACACAGCCAAGTCATTGGAATGGCCTCAGGCTCAAGCTCTTCTACAAGACCAAAAGATGATGAAAGAGAAGGCTAG